The sequence AGCGCACCTCTTCTTCCAAAACCCTTTGGGGCACCAAGCCCAAAAAGTGCTCCTTGGGTGCTCCCGTCTCATCAAAAAAGAAAAAGAGCGGCACCCCCATCACTCCTCCGACCGCTCGGCTGAGATAGTCACTCGAAGAGGGATCAGAGAGCACTTTAAATCGAATGGAGTGGCGCTTTAAAAACTCCAAGTCGCTCTTGATTCCCCGACTCCCGCCAAGCACTCCAATCACTTCAAAACGCTCTCCCCATTGCTCCTCAATCGCATTGAGATAGGGAATTGCCTCTTTGCACGCACCGCAAGAGGCGGTGAAAAAGAAGAGCAGGTAGGGCTTGGGGGATGAGAGCTGAAGTCGCTTCTGTTGTGGAGAGAAGCGGGTGGTGATTCCTTGGTCGCGGTTTAAAACCATATGATGCTTCTCCCCAAGCTCCTCCTTGCAGCCCCCAAGCCAAAGCATCATCACCAAAGCAAGCGCGAAGATTCTCATAGGATTCCCAAAATCCTTCCGCGCGTGCTTGCCCAAGGCTGCTCACCATAGATCTTATCGCGCAGCCGTCCCTCTTTATCAATAAGGAACATCGTGGGAATCGCCACCACTCCATATCGCTTGGTGGTGATGTCTAGATCATCCTTAAGAAGGGGATAGCCAAGATGATACTGTTCCTTGAACGCCTCCATCTCCCTAGAAGAATCTTGGGCGTTGATGGCTAGAATCACCAACTCTTCCTCATGCTCCCTCCAAAGCTCCTCCAAAAAGGGCATCTCCTTGACGCAAGAGGCGCAACCCTTTGCCCAGAATCGGAGCACGACCGCCTTGCCGCGATAATTTTCCAGCTTCACCGCTTCGCCTTGAAGATTCTTCGTTGAAATTTCTGGTGCACTCTCGCCCAGCGCCACTCCTTGGGGGTTACATCCGCCAAGCCAAAGCGCCAAAAAAAGAGCGGCTCCTACCCCAAAAAATCTCACGCCTCCATCCTTCCATGCCTGAGTCTCACCACCTTATCGCCATAGCGCCCCAAGTCAGGGTTGTGTGTGATGAGGATGATCGTCTTCCCCTCCTCTCTTAGGCGACAAAAGAGGTCTAAAATCACCTTTTCATTTTGCTCATCGAGATTCCCCGTGGGCTCGTCCGCCAGCAAAATATCGGGATTATTAATGAGCGATCGAGCGATGCAGAGGCGCTGCTGCTCTCCACCTGAAAGCTCTGAAGGGCGATGGGTGAGGCGATGGGTGAGGCCGACTTTGTGGAGCGCCTCTTTGGCATCCTCCTCATCCACGCTACTGTGATAGTATTGAGCGATCATCACATTTTCTAAAGCGCTCAAATAGGGGATAAGGTGAAACTGCTGGAAGATAAGTCCGATCTTCTCTCGGCGAATGAGGAGCTGCTTGGCTTCATCCAGTGCGCTCGCATCCTCACCACCAAGATGATATTCACCCCTTGTGGGAGTGTCCATAAGGGAAAGAATATTTAAAAGGGTGGTCTTTCCTGAGCCTGAGGGACCCATGATACTAGTCCACTCTCCTTTATTCACCACGAGATTGATTCCTTCTAGAGCGACCACCTCGCCAAAGCGTTTTTCAATATTTTTTAGTTCTAATACGACTGACATGGGATCACTCTCCTCGTAAAATATTCGCCACTCCAAGATGGAGGGTTCGTTTGATGGGATAGTAGGCGGCTAGCGCGGCAAAAAGCAGGGAGATTCCTATCGCCAGCGGAATGGAGAGGAATCGAAAATCAATCCCTGAACCAAAAATCGCCAACCCCAGCCACTGAGCCAGAAGGATTCCTAGTAGCGCCCCCGCTAAAGAGGCGCTGAGCGTCATGATAAGCGTCTCGCTTCCAAAGAGCTTCACCACCTCTGCCCTAGAAGCCCCCATCGCCCTTAAAAGCGCGATTTCTTTGGTTCTAGCAAAGATGATGGAGCTAAGCGTGGTGTTGACACACATCGAGGTGATCAAAAGGACGGTGAAAGCCACAAGCGCCATGAGGAGCTTGATCTTCTCAAGCACAATTCCCTCTGAAAGCGAAATACGAGCCAAGGGCTTGGCGAGCACTCCCTCCTCTCTTAGGCGCTCTCCAAGCTCTCCAAGCTCCCTAAAATCCCCCAAAATCACCGCCTCGGCCAGATGCACCTCCCCCTCTCTTCCGAGGGCTTTTTGCGCCAAGGGGAGCGAGACAAAAAGAAGTCCATCTTCCTTGTCTCCGCTAGAGACGATTCCCTTGATTCTTACAGAGGTGGCAAATCCGCTCTTCTCATTCACCAAGTCCACGACCGAGCCCACTTTGAGCTCCATCTTTTTGGCAAGGTCGATTCCCGCTAGCGCATTTCGCTCATCAAAATCAACATTGATATAGGAGCCATGCACCACCTCCAAGAAGGGCTTTGTCTCCTTCATCCCCGCAAAATCAACCCCCGCGATGAGCGCCTCACCTAGGCTTAAGCGCACCAACCCATAGAGATAGGGAGTCGCGCCCATAAGCTTGGCGGGCTCTATTTGAGCTTTGAGCTTGTGATAGAGCTCTTCGGAGAAAGAGAGCTCCTCTTTTTGCACCAAAGGGGCAAAGATGAAATTCGCTCCATACGCCTTAAGCTCTTTGCGCATCTTGGAATCGATATCCAAATAGACATTGATAAAAGCCCCGCTCACGCACGCCCCCAAAGCCACCGCGACAAAAATCACCGCACTTTGGGTGAAGCTAAAACGCAGACTCTTCATGATCATCTGCAAGAAGAATCGCCCCCTATTTACGACCATAAAGCACCTCCGCGGGCAAAAGATCGACCACCCCTCTCATAGGAAGAAGCGAGCCAAAAAGCGCAACTAGAAGCGCAAAGCTGACCGTGAGAGGCAGAATAATCCAGCTCACCCCTAGCGTATGGCCAAAGATTCCTAGCGCCATAAGCATAGAGATTCCATAGCCAGCCAATCCCCCTAAAGTGCCCGATAAAAGCGCGACTAGAAGCGATTCGGAGACAAAAAGGGCGTAGATGGAGAGGCTGCTTGCCCCTAGCGCTTTGAGCAAACCGATCTCTTTTTTGCGGCGGTGAATCTCTGAAGCCATGAGCGAGGCGATTCCGATGGAGGCGCTAAGAAGCGCAAGAAGAGTCACCACACCCATAAGGGATTGAATCTTCTTCACCACTTTGCTCTCGCCATCACTCACCTTCATGAGAGCCTTAGCACTCGCCCCCTTATACTCCTCCTCGATTTGATAGGCGATGGAGCTCACATACGCGGTGCAATACCAAGTGTCATACTCTAGCGCATCCAGCGCCTCAGGGTCGCGTCGCGCCTTGATGGATAGATCGTTCTCAGGCACAGTGAGTGCAGAGACTTCAACTCTAGAGACTTTTCCTTGAGCATCAAGAAGCTTTTGCACCAAGCTCAAAGAGGCGATGATTTTATAATTCCCCTCCTCAAAGCCATGCAAAATCCCCTTCACTTTGAGCTCCAAAGCACCAAGCCAAATCGTATCGCCGATCTTTAGCCCCCGATTCTTCGCTAGCTCCTCCCCTAGGAGAATCTCTGTCATAGAATCATCTTCAATCCACTCTCCCTCCACACTCCAAAAGGGGTAGAGGATTTTAGCGCCCGTCTGGTAGCTAGGCTCATCCGCAATGGGAACGATTTTGTCAAAATAGGTTCCCGCTAGCGTCCAAACTTCTCCCTCTTTATCTTTGATTCTCCCCTCCAAAAAGGGGGCAAATCCCACGATATTGTTACGCCAAAAAATCTCTTTGATGCTTTTAAGGCGCGATTCTTCAAGGTAGGTCTCCCCCTGCAAGGGTTGAAACTCCTGCCCCTCAATCTCTAGACTCAAAGAGCCTCCATGGGGCAACACAACAATATTGGAGCCATAGCTTCTTAACTCCTTGGCGATCTTATCCCCCACGCCCAGGGTGAGGTTGAGCATGGCTGCAATGAGCGAGGAGGCGAGAAAAATCGTGAGAAAGGCGAGCCCTTTTTGGGTTTTGTTCCCCCAAATAGCCCCTTTGATGATTCTAAACTCCATCATTTTGTCTCCTCCATCGCCTTATAGCCTTGAGCCCGCCAGTGGGCATGGGTCGCCTCACCCGCAAATGCTTCGGGATTCTCTTTGAAGCGCTCGTAATTGGCCTCATTTTCAAAGTAGTAGGTTTTGCCGCCAAAGATATAGGTTTTGGGGGCTTTGAGATTGATGATCTTCGCGCCACTCACAGGGTCACTCACGCTCTTTTCAACCACCTCAGAGAAGTAGTGCACCCCTTTTAAAATCGTCTCTAGCTTAATAATCACCTCTTTTCCATCAAACTCATAGGGGAAGGGGATCGGATTGCACCCGCCCTCTTTGCCCACCGAAGGAATGAAGATTCGGACATTGCACGCAATGCAGATGAGCTCCTCTCCCTTTTTGACATAACCCATATCTCCGCAGATCATGCACGCATCAAAGACCGCAACAGGCGCATCTCTATCAGGATAGCGATTGAGCAAGAAGAATCGCACCTTATTCCCCTCGTCCGTCACATAGGCGAATCGATGGAGATCATTGTCCCTTAATCGCTCCATGGCAATTCTAAACTCCCCATTCACAGGCTCAAGCACCTCAGGAGTCGATATCTTGGGAGGTCTGGAGGCATAGAGGTCGTAGTAGAGCAAAAATCCTGCACTCAAAAACAGGATCGCCACCGAAGCACCAAAGAATCGACCCATCCTCTCCCGCTCTGCCTTCAATCGCCTAAAAAGAATTGAGCCAAGCTCCTCTTTGGGGCGCAAAAGGGGGCGTTTTTGGATATAAAATCCAAGAAGAATCAAAGCGATTCCCCCATAGATATAGGGGAGCCAAAAGGCGTAGTGCAAGAGCTTTGCCACGAGCGAGAGGAGCCACGCGTGGGTGGGCAAAATCCCCAATCGCATGAGTGCGATTCCCACCTCACCAAGAATCTTCCCAAGAAGCAAAAGGGTCACCAGCCAGAGGCAGACCCTCTTAGCCTGAGGCGAAATCGAAGCAAAAATGCGAGAGAAGAGCCACAAAAGGAGTGCCAAAAAAAGGAGTGCCAGGACTAAAAGCCCCAAGGAGAGAATCGAAAGGGTGTCTAGCAGCTCTCCTTTTAGGAGAGGAAAATCTTGACTCATCACCCCATACTCCACCCCAAAACCCACACCCAAAAGAGCGATCCAAAGGCGCTTTGGCCAAGGATTCGCTAGCCAAAAGAGCGGCCAAAAGAGCGCCAAAAGAGCCAAAAGCATCCCATCTGTGGCGATTTTAAGGGTGGGGGATAGGAGATAGAGGGCAGAGATCTCATAGAGTGAGATTCCCCCTAGGGCTCCCAAGGCCAAAGAGAGGAGCGATTCTAAAAGGGTGATCTTGGGGCTCCAGAGAGCCAAAAGGAGAATCACCCCAAAAAACGCCTGCATGGCGTGAAAGAAGTAGATGGACATTAATCTTCCTATGGAGTTAGAACTTTCGCCTGCCTGCACTCCTTATAAGGGGAGATACAAAAAGGCGAAAGCCCTAGCGGGCAAAGAGGAAAACCTCTTTACTCGGGGGCGCCAGTGTATTTGAATTTATAGACGGCGGTGAAAGGCTCAAACCATTTGCCCACGCCCGAAACCTTATCCGCGTGTCGGCCAAAGCCTTGCTTGGAGGGGTTATCAATGTGGAATTTCACCTCGTAGTTGCCCACGCCTAGCATTTTGATGTTGGCTCCATAGTGAGGACCATCCACCGCGACCATAGGCATGAGGTTACCGCTTTTGCTTTTGCCTGTGTCAAGGTTTTTGATCTCATACCCTACGGTCAAATAGGGAATCCACTCGCCCGCGGCAAAGCCATTTTTATTGCCCTCGGTCGCCTTGATGTCTGCTTCTAGGTGAATATCCGCCAAAGAAGGCGCTAGGTCGATTCCTTTTGGCTCCATGTCGATGGGCTTGAGATAGACCGCGGCGATGCTCATGTTGTTCATCTCCACCTCTTCACCGATGGGATACTCTTTGAACTCCTCAGCATTCGCACCCAAAGTCAAGACCACAGCCAAAGCCAAGACGGATTTGGTTAACATTTTGAACATTTTTTCTCCTCTAAATAGTTTTTTTGGATCTCAAAAGTTACCTCCTTTTGAGATTCAAGCCCTCTTGGCTTGAATCTTGATATAGACACTCCCTAGAATCACCCCCAAAAGCAAAACCGCTTGAGGCAATAGACTCTCCATATAGGGATAAACCCCAAGCCACGCCACTGTAGGAAACCCTTCAATCAAAGTCGGCTCAAACACCTTGCCCTCGACAAGCTCCATGATTCCCTTCCCTGCAAAGACCACCGACATATAAAAAATCACCGCGCTAGTCGCCATAAAAAAGGGTCTGATAGGAATCTTCACCGCCCCCCATTTAAGCAGATAGTAGAGCACCACAAGCACCACCAAGCCCACGCCAAAACCTAAGGCAATGAGGCTATAACCTCCCGCCCCTTGAGCGTCAAACAGGAGAGCTTGATAGAAAAGCACCGTCTCCGCCCCCTCTCGATAGACCGCCAAAAAGACTGTGAACCAAAGCGCCTTAGCCGATCCGCTAGAGAGCGATTCGCTCACTTTGCCCGAGATGTATTGACTCCACTTTTTGGCGTGAGCGTTGGAGAGAAGCCAAAATCCAACATAAAAGAGCAGAAGAACCGCCACTAGCATGGTGATTCCCTCAAGCATCTCTCGCGATTCTCCAGAGGCGTTAAAGAGGTAATTCATCACCACCGCCGTCACAAAACTAAGCGCGATCGCCGCCCAAAGCGAGCTATAGACCAGCGCGAGACGATGGGCGTTGCCACTTTTAATGAGGTAGGCAATCACCGCCGTGATGACAATGAGCGCTTCCACCCCTTCGCGAAGAATAATGATGAGCGAATAGATAAAGAGCGCCCAAGGAGTGGAAGCCCCTTGAAGCTTGCTCGCCCCCTCTTCTAGCTGAGCGTAGAGAATCTCCATGGAGCGCTCAACGATCTCCTCTTTGCTCCCATTTTTCATAAGGGCGACAATCTGGCTAAAAGTGCCTTCGATAGAGGTTTTAAGAGTCGCATCCACGGCACCGATCTTCACCTCCATCCCGCTAGCCTCAAAAATATCAAAGTAAGAATCTTGCACTAAGCTCATCGCTTGGCGACCCTTGCCCTCTTTGTAGAGCGCGAGCGCCTTTTGGGTTTGCGCCCTCAAAGCCTCAATGGTTGGAGCGAAATCTTGTCGAACCTGCTCCTCTTTGGGGAGATTCTCCACTTTGACCTTTGCAAGTTCCGCCGCCTCTGCGGGCAAATCCGCCAAGGCTAAGCGAATCTGCTGAGTCACCCTAGAGAGCTCCTCCTTGAGCTCATTGGCCTCCTCTCCTCCATTGATAGAGCGGACGATTTTGCCCATCTCGCTCTGGATCTGACCATCTCTGATTTGCGAGAGGTGGCGACGAATCGCCGTCTCAGCCATGCCGTTGCGATAATCCTCAAACTGAGCGGCAATCACGAGACGCTTCGCCTCCTCTTTGTCCCCTTTTTGAAGTGCTTCAATCGCTTTGGCGTATTTGAGCTCTATTTGTCCAAGAAGCGCCTGCCAGCGAGCATCCAAGCCTCTCTCCGCTAAAGAGGATGAATTAAGACTCGATTCTTTGACTTCGTGGGGCTCCTCGCTTCGCTCCGCAACGAGCTTGACTCCTTTTTCGAGTTTTGGCAGAACCTCATCCATCTCCAAAGAGAGGCTCTCCATGAGCGCCTTCACTTCGCCTAAGGGAGCGCCCTCAGAAATAAGCTTGCGAATCTTGACAAATTTTGATTCCATGGCGTAGGCTTTGCGCCCTGAGACATTGATTCGAATGGGGCCTTCGAGATTTTCAAACAGCTCAAAATAGGCACTCTGCGCCACGAGCTTTGCCTCTTCTTGCTCGCCTTTTTCATAAAGTGTCAAACTCTCTTGAAAAGTCTGCTTGATTCGCGACATGATGTCAGCATAATCAAGATTTCTCGCCAAAAGAAGGGTCGGAAGAATCAAAATCATCAAGAATCGAAAGAAGATTTTCATAAAAAGCCTCACGGGTAGGGTGATTTAACATTGAATTAACGTACAAGAGAGGGATTGTATCAGTGGCAAGCTTTCAATAAAATAAAAACCGTTCTTACAATTGTAATTGGAAGTTAAGGAATATTGTTGTTATATTCATTCCCAAAAGAGACTCAATAAAAAGGTTAGACTTTGAGAAAAATATATTTATTATTTATTTTTATCCTCGCATTGGGCTCCCAAGGGCTGGCCTCACCCCTAGCCTCCGTCTCTCTTGTTGAGCTTGACTTGGAGCGCGCCCTCAGCCTCTATCGAATCGGTGATTCCAAAAACGCCAAAGAGGAGCTCAAATTCGCACGCTACCATGGCTTTAAAAACACTGGTTTAGAGGCGATGATCAAAAAAGAGCTCTCCTATGCGCACGCCAAAGAGATCGAAAATCACTTCTCTCGCCTTGAATCAATGATCGATTCCTCCCTCTCCTATGAAGCCCTCCATCAAGAATCAGAGGCGCTTTTAGAGAGACTCTATCAAATCACCCAAGGCCTGCCTGAGCTAGAGCAGCAGGGGACAGTGAAAAATTGGCACGAGGTGGTGAAGAGAATCGATCTCGCCTTGGCTGAGGCCCTAGATCTCTACGCTCAAAACGCCATGAAACAGGCGATTTCAAAGGTTCAATCCGCCTATTTTGATATTTTTGAGGAGAGCGGAATGGAGCAGGCGATCCTTATTCTTAGCGAAGATCGCAAGCTCAAAGCCGAACAACGCTTCAGAAGCCTCACTGACATGATGAAAAAAGGCGAATCCCCGAGTCGCCTCAAAAACTATGCCAACGAGATGCACCAAGACTTCAGCCAGCTTGCCGAAGCACTCACCCCCAAAGAGCTCCGCCAAAACAACTACTCGCCCCTCCCTCTTTTGGAGCGCCACTCTCTTTTGCCTTGGCTTGCCATCACCTCTCTCCTGGCCCTCCTCTCCCCCCTATTTCTTCTCTTCTCTCTTCGTAGGGCTAGGAGGAGAAGGGATTGAAGCGTCGTCTTTTAGGGCTAATGTTTGGCATTGGCCTTTTGCTTTTTGGGATATTGATCGCCTTCTCTTTTCAGAGCCTCCAAAAATATGATCGCCTTGAAAATCTCGCCATCCAAGGGGAAGCTCTCCGCTCTCTCTATCTTATCAAAGAGTTTTGGGACGAGCGCAAGCTAAGCCTCGCCGCCCCAGAAGAGTCTGGCACCTCCTTGCTTTTAGATCGCACCAAGCCAGAGGACGAGAGAAGACTTCAAGCGATGGGGATTGACTTTAGCTGGTTGGAAAAGCGTCTAGAGCACGAGACCTTTGCACTCTTTCCTCTCTATCATGACCCCAAACGCTGGTCTATTTGGATCAAGGAGGGCAAGGGGATCTATCGTGGAAAAGAGGTGAGGCTTGAGGCAAGGGCAGAGAAGCGTTTTAGTGATCTCCTCCAAAAAGGGGTGAAATTCACTCTATTAGAGGATTCCTCAAAGCTTAGCTCCGCCAAACTCTTTTTTGAGGAGGGAGAGCTCTCCTATCTCTTTCAAAAAGGGGTGAGTTTTGTGGATATCTATCTCCCCTTTGCTCCTGATCTCTACCTCCAAGTGACTCTTGATCGAGGCTTCTACTCGATGATGCGCACCGATTGGCGTATG comes from Wolinella succinogenes DSM 1740 and encodes:
- a CDS encoding TlpA family protein disulfide reductase, with translation MRIFALALVMMLWLGGCKEELGEKHHMVLNRDQGITTRFSPQQKRLQLSSPKPYLLFFFTASCGACKEAIPYLNAIEEQWGERFEVIGVLGGSRGIKSDLEFLKRHSIRFKVLSDPSSSDYLSRAVGGVMGVPLFFFFDETGAPKEHFLGLVPQRVLEEEVRSLL
- a CDS encoding peroxiredoxin family protein; the protein is MRFFGVGAALFLALWLGGCNPQGVALGESAPEISTKNLQGEAVKLENYRGKAVVLRFWAKGCASCVKEMPFLEELWREHEEELVILAINAQDSSREMEAFKEQYHLGYPLLKDDLDITTKRYGVVAIPTMFLIDKEGRLRDKIYGEQPWASTRGRILGIL
- a CDS encoding ABC transporter ATP-binding protein; its protein translation is MSVVLELKNIEKRFGEVVALEGINLVVNKGEWTSIMGPSGSGKTTLLNILSLMDTPTRGEYHLGGEDASALDEAKQLLIRREKIGLIFQQFHLIPYLSALENVMIAQYYHSSVDEEDAKEALHKVGLTHRLTHRPSELSGGEQQRLCIARSLINNPDILLADEPTGNLDEQNEKVILDLFCRLREEGKTIILITHNPDLGRYGDKVVRLRHGRMEA
- a CDS encoding ABC transporter permease; this translates as MVVNRGRFFLQMIMKSLRFSFTQSAVIFVAVALGACVSGAFINVYLDIDSKMRKELKAYGANFIFAPLVQKEELSFSEELYHKLKAQIEPAKLMGATPYLYGLVRLSLGEALIAGVDFAGMKETKPFLEVVHGSYINVDFDERNALAGIDLAKKMELKVGSVVDLVNEKSGFATSVRIKGIVSSGDKEDGLLFVSLPLAQKALGREGEVHLAEAVILGDFRELGELGERLREEGVLAKPLARISLSEGIVLEKIKLLMALVAFTVLLITSMCVNTTLSSIIFARTKEIALLRAMGASRAEVVKLFGSETLIMTLSASLAGALLGILLAQWLGLAIFGSGIDFRFLSIPLAIGISLLFAALAAYYPIKRTLHLGVANILRGE
- a CDS encoding ABC transporter permease; its protein translation is MEFRIIKGAIWGNKTQKGLAFLTIFLASSLIAAMLNLTLGVGDKIAKELRSYGSNIVVLPHGGSLSLEIEGQEFQPLQGETYLEESRLKSIKEIFWRNNIVGFAPFLEGRIKDKEGEVWTLAGTYFDKIVPIADEPSYQTGAKILYPFWSVEGEWIEDDSMTEILLGEELAKNRGLKIGDTIWLGALELKVKGILHGFEEGNYKIIASLSLVQKLLDAQGKVSRVEVSALTVPENDLSIKARRDPEALDALEYDTWYCTAYVSSIAYQIEEEYKGASAKALMKVSDGESKVVKKIQSLMGVVTLLALLSASIGIASLMASEIHRRKKEIGLLKALGASSLSIYALFVSESLLVALLSGTLGGLAGYGISMLMALGIFGHTLGVSWIILPLTVSFALLVALFGSLLPMRGVVDLLPAEVLYGRK
- a CDS encoding Fe-S-containing protein, which produces MSIYFFHAMQAFFGVILLLALWSPKITLLESLLSLALGALGGISLYEISALYLLSPTLKIATDGMLLALLALFWPLFWLANPWPKRLWIALLGVGFGVEYGVMSQDFPLLKGELLDTLSILSLGLLVLALLFLALLLWLFSRIFASISPQAKRVCLWLVTLLLLGKILGEVGIALMRLGILPTHAWLLSLVAKLLHYAFWLPYIYGGIALILLGFYIQKRPLLRPKEELGSILFRRLKAERERMGRFFGASVAILFLSAGFLLYYDLYASRPPKISTPEVLEPVNGEFRIAMERLRDNDLHRFAYVTDEGNKVRFFLLNRYPDRDAPVAVFDACMICGDMGYVKKGEELICIACNVRIFIPSVGKEGGCNPIPFPYEFDGKEVIIKLETILKGVHYFSEVVEKSVSDPVSGAKIINLKAPKTYIFGGKTYYFENEANYERFKENPEAFAGEATHAHWRAQGYKAMEETK
- a CDS encoding iron transporter; the protein is MFKMLTKSVLALAVVLTLGANAEEFKEYPIGEEVEMNNMSIAAVYLKPIDMEPKGIDLAPSLADIHLEADIKATEGNKNGFAAGEWIPYLTVGYEIKNLDTGKSKSGNLMPMVAVDGPHYGANIKMLGVGNYEVKFHIDNPSKQGFGRHADKVSGVGKWFEPFTAVYKFKYTGAPE
- a CDS encoding FTR1 family iron permease gives rise to the protein MKIFFRFLMILILPTLLLARNLDYADIMSRIKQTFQESLTLYEKGEQEEAKLVAQSAYFELFENLEGPIRINVSGRKAYAMESKFVKIRKLISEGAPLGEVKALMESLSLEMDEVLPKLEKGVKLVAERSEEPHEVKESSLNSSSLAERGLDARWQALLGQIELKYAKAIEALQKGDKEEAKRLVIAAQFEDYRNGMAETAIRRHLSQIRDGQIQSEMGKIVRSINGGEEANELKEELSRVTQQIRLALADLPAEAAELAKVKVENLPKEEQVRQDFAPTIEALRAQTQKALALYKEGKGRQAMSLVQDSYFDIFEASGMEVKIGAVDATLKTSIEGTFSQIVALMKNGSKEEIVERSMEILYAQLEEGASKLQGASTPWALFIYSLIIILREGVEALIVITAVIAYLIKSGNAHRLALVYSSLWAAIALSFVTAVVMNYLFNASGESREMLEGITMLVAVLLLFYVGFWLLSNAHAKKWSQYISGKVSESLSSGSAKALWFTVFLAVYREGAETVLFYQALLFDAQGAGGYSLIALGFGVGLVVLVVLYYLLKWGAVKIPIRPFFMATSAVIFYMSVVFAGKGIMELVEGKVFEPTLIEGFPTVAWLGVYPYMESLLPQAVLLLGVILGSVYIKIQAKRA